ACGACGTACTTCGAGCCGTCGTCAGCCACCCCGGCGAGGGGGTTCTTCGCCACCACCCGGGCCAGCTCATCGCGGCTACGGAGAATCACCCCCACCGGAAATCCGAAACGCTTCTCAATCGCCTGCTCGATGGCCGTTCCCAGCTCGGCCGGCAGCCGGTCGGCGTCCAGCACGACGTTGCCGCTCTGCAGTAGCGTGCCGACGTTGTCGTACCCCTCCTCGGTGAGCAGCGTCCGCAGGTCGGCCATGGCAACCCGGCGAGCCCTGCCGAGGTTGATGCCACCGAGAAACACCGCGTAACGGCCCCGGACCATCCCCTCAGTCGACCAGTCTGACGCGGACCCGGCGGTTGGCCCGGCCCTTGCTCTCCACCTTGACCACCTGCACCTTGCCGATCTGGGCGGTGGAGGCGACGTGGGTGCCACCGTCGGCCTGCACGTCCAGCCCGACGATGTCGACGATCCGGACCTCCTGCTCGTCCGGCGGGATGAGGTTGGACTGGGTGCGGATGATGTCCGGCAGGGCCAGTGCCTCGGTGCGCGGCAACACCCGCACGGCGACCGACCGGTCGGCGGCGACCTCGGCGTTGACCAGTTCCTCGATCCGGCTCTTGAAGTCGGCCGGCACCTCGGGGAGGTTGAAGTCCATCCGGGCCTCGCCCGGCTCCATGGAGTTGCCGGTCACGAGCGCGCCGAAGTCGCGGAACACCACTCCGCAGAGCACGTGCAGCCCGGAGTGCGTACGCATCAGCCGGGTGCGGCGCTCGTCCTCCACCGCACCGACGACCTCGGTGCCGACCGGCGGCAGCGGGTCACCCTCGGCGGGAATCAGGTATGGGTCGTCGCCCTTGCGGGTGCCGACGATCCGGGTCTGCACGCCCTGCCAGAGCAGCACGCCGTGGTCCGGCGGTTGACCCCCGCCACCCGGGTAGAACGCTGACCGGTCCAACACGATGCCCTGCTCCGGGTCGGCATGCAGGACCGTGCAGGTCCACTCGCGCAGGGTCGGGTCGGCAAGGTCGAGACGCTGCGTACGGCCGTGCTGTGTGACGCCCATGACAGGGCAGGTTACTCGTTGAGGAAGCCGGAGATGCGGTCCCGCAGGTCGGCGCGTTCCGACCAGAGGACGCCGGGCCGGTCGTACACGTGCAGGGTGGCCTGGGGCAGCGCGACGGCGAGCCGCTCGGCAACCTCGACCGGGTGCAGGTCGTCGCCCGCGCAGCCGATCACCAACGCCGGCGCGGTGACCGCCGACAGGTCGCTGATCTCGCGCAGCGGCGTCTGCTCCGCCAGCGTGGCCAGGCCGTCGGCCAAACCGTCGCGGAGCAGTTGGTCAAGTCGCTGCCGCAGGTACGCCCA
The window above is part of the Micromonospora sp. LH3U1 genome. Proteins encoded here:
- a CDS encoding DUF1697 domain-containing protein, whose amino-acid sequence is MVRGRYAVFLGGINLGRARRVAMADLRTLLTEEGYDNVGTLLQSGNVVLDADRLPAELGTAIEQAIEKRFGFPVGVILRSRDELARVVAKNPLAGVADDGSKYVVVFLARPLDRPLEDELAGAELGADRYAVDGTEMYIWCPGGLRDSPLMRTLGKIKGGPPSTVRNWNTVEKLVAMMR
- a CDS encoding alanyl-tRNA editing protein, with product MGVTQHGRTQRLDLADPTLREWTCTVLHADPEQGIVLDRSAFYPGGGGQPPDHGVLLWQGVQTRIVGTRKGDDPYLIPAEGDPLPPVGTEVVGAVEDERRTRLMRTHSGLHVLCGVVFRDFGALVTGNSMEPGEARMDFNLPEVPADFKSRIEELVNAEVAADRSVAVRVLPRTEALALPDIIRTQSNLIPPDEQEVRIVDIVGLDVQADGGTHVASTAQIGKVQVVKVESKGRANRRVRVRLVD